In the Triticum aestivum cultivar Chinese Spring chromosome 2B, IWGSC CS RefSeq v2.1, whole genome shotgun sequence genome, GATTGAACGGAGTAAGAACTGCCGGCCTGCATCTAAATCAAAGAGAGGCAGGTGCACTGGGCCATCCCAAACAACAACACTAAAGGTAAGGAATGAACCGAATGTTTTGGGGGGATATAAATAGAGGGATTATAAGAATCGAATGAGAAACTGCATTCCCTGGAAATCATCTGGGGGGAGGGGGATCCAGTCATCCAGAACTTAGATGGAGTGTATGTAGCAGAGGCCTCTACACGGTGTACGTAGGCGTGTTGTACCATGGGGTTGCAGCGAGGCGGCCACACTTACGTCGATGGGAGAAGGGCGCATGAAGAGGATGCCGCCATCTTGGGCAGCACGGAGGAAGAGATTGACGGTGGCTTGGGAGGCGTGGATGGCTGATGGAGGTTGTTCAAGGTTTAGAATGGAGTGAGGAGATGTGCAGACCAAACGGGGGAGTTGAGGATAAGAAGACACGTCAATTATGGAAGATGGAAGACCATGCGTATCGTTGGTTACAGAAGATGGAAGAGGAGCTATGCACGATTGCACACTAAATCAGACATTTTATTAATAAAGAAAATATCTATTTGCTGAGGTGGTAACGACTGGATGGCATGGCGTCACATGCATGTTAAGGCTCATGTGGACGCTGATGTGGCATAAAGCTGATGTGGACAGTGTGCATGTTGGGAGAATTGGTAGaagtggggatcaacttcttaagaatgtaagatgtCAGCCAATGCCAGCTCtagaaaacataaagaaaattacaaatgaaactTATCTTCTGTTCTGCAGCTTATGAGACGAAACTTACATTCCCAATTGATATTACTCCCTCTCTGTAAAATAGAATAAGCAGAGGGAGTATCCTTTATATAAAAAAACACAGATGAAATTAATGGTACAATGGTTACTCAAACAGGTTTTAAAAAGAATCCTTTTTCCTCAAATTCTCGTATGGACCAACTTATAATAAGCACGATGCAACATGATTCAGCGATCGCAGTTTGTGCCATGTTGtcgatagaatactctatgttgtAGTAGATCTTTAATCCCCATCCGCCGGGTCAAATAGTTTATTAATTGTGCACTTGAGACCCAAGGTAATCTTGATAGCAAATAACCTCTGAAACCTGATTACTTAAATTTTACGGTTGTCTGGTGCAGTTGTATTCGATTTGTATAAAACATAGTAACAAGGGTGATGTAGTATTAGATAATTAAAGAAACACATACTGAACATAAATTGCTAACAACATTACTAAGATGATTAATTAGTTTATTGATCTCCTCACATGATATAGGTATGACCTCATGTCGTCCTTTCACCTGTACTTAGGAGAGGAGCCAGGACTCAAagatccagtttataaggaaatCTGGATCGAAAACCTAAACAACCGTGGGGGCACACACATCCTGCAGAGACAAGTACACAAGAAGAAAAACACCAAGACATAATTAAAACACAACACAAAGAACACCTCTTAAACATCAGATAGGTGTAGGTGGTTGTTTGATGCAGAACAAGTTACATCATAACCACATAGAGGGCGCCACTATCAACATAAATGAGGCCGTCGAGGTGGCACAACATGCCATAAGACATCaacgaggcaaactttaaaggatacATGAGAGTTCCATCAAGACAACTCCGGAACCACCGGCCGGGGCAAACTACGGGTAGTCACATCGAAGAGTTGTGCCATTACCAATACTGTGCCATCCAACACTCACATGAAGGGTGGGCATTGCTCAGGACAGAGTGAAAAGAAGACGAGAAAGGCTCTGCCTCGTCGAGCATGCACAAAAAGAAGCACAATTTTGTCGCCGGAAGGTGGTCATTGCCCATGGGAGTGATGAAAAAGAGCGATGATGATGAAGTGACATGGTCATAGAGAGTGCTGCTAATGAAATTATCTCTGTCAGGGGTGGTTTTTACCCCAGTGGAGTGTAAATGAAGGCCACTACACAACAAACAAAGAGACAGCGGCAGGGGCTACGACGAGGAAGCGAGTAGTGGTGGCGGTAGTCTCGAGGGGTTCCCTTtattggagaccttttactattgTTTGCACCGCATCAAAATTTCTACCTTTTTTCATCACATTGCAAAAAATGGTGTGCTACCACGGTATTGCACCGGTCTGGCTCAAAAATGGCATACTATTCATACAAGCGACCTGTGCGAGACGTGCGGGGGAGGAGGAACGGGGCTCCTAGTCATATGGTGAGAGTACTGCTACACGACAAAGAAGAATGACGACGACCCGTAAGAGGAAACGGGCAATTATGGTAACAACGAGTTCAAACACCGAAGCAGTTAGGATAAAAATTACACGTCAAAAGATATTTATGGCATTGAGGGTAGTGCTCGACTCTCCATTATATACCTAATCGACACAAAGGGTCGTAATACCAAACCTAAAATTGAATTACCAGCGGCGATGTCTTTAAATCGTGGAATACTTGCGCGTGCCCTCATCAAATTCCCCATTCCCCTAGGCAATAGGCTCAAGCTAACGAAGAGCgcaaagaaaaatatttttctttttcgAACAAAGGGCAAAGAGATTATTGGCTCGAGATCCAGATTTCTACCTAGGCGTGAATGTACTAATGCGTGATTACAACGCCTAGACCCAGATTTCATTGGGTATTTTCGGATTACAAACTAGCACTACAAAGTTCTTGTTTTTATCACCATCTGACACAATAATTTTCTGATGCAGTCAGAATCCCCACCCTCCATCTACCATCAAATCACCCAATCGTGCCAGCCACCGATTTGAACCATCAGAAAACTCCACTCCTCCAGTCCTCCCCAGCTAGACGGACTTTTCCTCTCCACCCTCTCCTGTACCTTTCCTCTTCCTCCCCGATCCCTTCCTCCGCCACGCTGCTCTCATGCTCTGCCCTACCCAATCTCACCTATAGTCCACCACCACTGTGCCCCCCCAACAACCCCGCCGCTGACGcgcgtcgccgccatcgccgtcgccgttcCTACTTCACCGCGTCGCTGCCGTCTCCGCCCCGTCCGCAATCCTGGACACTGGTTTTTGAGGTATGAGCTTTTGGTCATTCCGTGATTACTTGACCCGAACTGATCCTGTAAAACTTTCGCGTGCCGGTGCACACCCTCCAAACAATCTAGATCCGCCCCGTCGTGTTCCCCATATCTCTGTATCGAACCACGAATTCGGGACCTTAGTGTACATCTGGAAATGTGTTGTAACACACGTAGTTGTGGAGATCTGAATTTGTACGGCCATAGGAGTTGAATTGTTTGAAGTCCCACAAAAAGGTATTCTAGGGTACTAGACAGTTTAGCAGATATTAGGTATAATATATCATCACTTCAGATATTCCAGCAGTACTAGTGAGGAGCTGCCCTTTTGTGGCTATCAGTCTTTGGGGGATGAAGCTCATATGTGCTCATTTGCCCTGAACACATGCTTTTGATCCATGGGAAGCAATGAGCAGTTGCCAGCTATATATACGCATCTTACTTATATGTGTTCTGTCTCTCTTTTGCCGCAGATTATTTAATTATGCCAATCCTTTCACAGGGCAACTGGGGTCATCATGTGCCATACACTTCTTAAGCTGTATCAAACTCCTTACCCGTTCCGATGCTCTTAAGGTCCTGCTTAAAACAAAGAGATGGACGCAACTGATCTAGAGAATCCAACATCCAGAAACTCATCTCAGAAATCCAGCCGCCGTTCCAGTAGCCGGCGTTCTCAAAAGTCAGCTGGGCAACAATCTTCCCCCACTGTATTTCCAGAGAAAAGAGGCAAATCTAGATCTTTGAGGCAAAAGCATGTGGCTGTTGACAATAAAGATGCCAAAAAGGGTAAAAACCATGAGCGTAGAACTGATACGGTGGATGAGAGGTCCAATTTTGTAGGTTTCGAAGTCTATTCTGGCAAACTGTTTTATGACAGGAAAAATAAAAGTATAGGAGCGGATGGTCATTTGTCATCAAATAAGAAAGCTGATACAACTGATGCAAGACTCACAAGTAAAGCCCTTATATGGGGTTCTACTGTACTCAGCCTTGAGGATGTCATCTCTGTAAGTTTCAGAGACCAAGATGCACTTCAGTTGTTATTTGGCCCAGTTGACAATCTCGTGATTTTGTGTGACGTGTTTGTATCTTGCAGGTATCTTATAATTCTGGTCTCCAACATTTTACTTTACATGCATATCCTGCTAAGAACTCTCTATTTGGAAAGACACATAGAGCTCGGAAGGACTTCCGGTTTATGGCCTCTACACTAGACGAGGCCATTTTGTGGGTAACATGCTTTGCAGAACAGAACATATACATTAATGTACTGCCACATCCTGCAACATCCAGTATTAAGCAAGACACAGATGGCCCCCTTGGTGGGGTTTTATTTGATTACCCGCCAATCAAATGCAGAACTCCGCAGAGAATACTTGTTATATTGAACCCTCGTTCTGGACATGGTCGATCAATTAAAGTTTTCCATGAAAAAGCAGAACCTATATTTAAGGTAACTTTTGATGTTTTCACCTTAAAACTTATACCTTTTGCACTGCTTTTAAAAGCAATATTCGAAGCGACAGTATATATCTGTCTGGTGATAAACTTGCTTCATGAAACTTCTATTTGCTTCATGAAATCTCATGAAGAAGATGATAGTATTCTCCACTGTTGTTTCTTAAGTACTGTTATATTCTTGGCCCTTTAGTGTACTTAATATTTAACTTTGACCCTTACTATTCATAGGTTTATATGATAAATTATAGAATAATATGTTAATACTTTAACAAAAAATCtactgatatactccctccgttcctaaatataagtccttttagagattccaataagggactacatacgaagcaaagtgagtgaatctgcactctaaaatatgtctatatacatccgtatgtagtttgtattgaaatctctaaaaagacttgcatttaggaacggagggagtactacctctgTAAAAAAATTATAAGACGTTTTAGGTCACAAAAGTAGTGACATGAAACATCTTATAAAAGTTCACAGAGGGAGTAATTTTCATATAGATAATCAGGGTAGTCTTAAACATATTGGTGGTTAAGTTTGGGCACAGAAATTTTGAAATAACAGGAAAAACAAAGGGAGTATTTCAGCTTCTTATTATTAATTTCAACCTGTAATAGTAAAGGTGGAAAGAAAGGAATACAGTAATTGAACAGGAACAAATAGCCCTGTTAAATTCCACAGGGAAAATGTTTAGGCAATATGATTAGCATTTTAACTCGTCTCCCGTGGCAGCATGAAATCGACTGTTGTAATCTTGTAGAACTCACATGAGTTACTCACTTTGGAACGAGCTAACTCGAGTACTGCCAATCTTGTTTTCTTTAGACTATTTAGAAGATAGTTGCATAACCTGAAATTTCTAAGCTCCTGTTTATGATGGATATTGGCGATTTGGTGCGCTGATTTATGGATTTTTCCTATCATATATAAATATTAGACACTCTTATTCTTAACTATGTAGGTTTTATATTGTTTGCCTCCAGCAACTAATCTCCTGTGATCTGGTGTAGCTTGCAGGTTTTCACATGGAAGTAGTTAAAACTACTCACGCTGGTCATGCGAAGTCTCTTGCGTCTACTTTTGATTTTGGCGCATTCCCTGATGGTATAACTCTACACATGTGGCTAAGTAGTTTAGGTAACGCACAATATAGAGGCAACCATTGCAGCTGGTCTAATTAATACCTTCTTTTTTATTCCATTTTTGTAGGGATTGTCTGTGTTGGCGGTGATGGAATAGTAAATGAGGTTTGCACATAATGTTCATATCACTATTTTATATGTAGTCATGTAGTGACTTAAATGTTAGCTGAACATTGATAATTTTGCAGGTGTTCAACGGTCTTCTCACCAGAAGCGATAGAACAGAAGCTGTGTCAATTCCAGTCGGAATAATCCCAGCAGGATCTGACAACTCACTTATTTGGACTGTTCTGGGAGTTAAAGATCCTATTTCTGCTTCATTGTTGATTGTTAAGGTATGCCAAATTTATCACAACTTCTTACATGAAGAACGGAATTTCAGCTTATGTTCTCACTTTCACCTTTTATGAAATTAGTTTATCACTTTTAAACTTTTCTCACAATAACTATCCCTTGGTAACAGGGTGGCTTTACAACCCTAGACATATTGGCTGTTGAGTGGCTCCAATCTGGGCTAATACATTTCGGCACAACTGTTTCATACTATGGTTTTGTTAGTGATGGTAAGTTGGTAACTGCAAATGAGCTTTTACATTTATTTTGTTTCAGTATTTATCACGTTTCTTCTGATATACTCCTCCACAGTTCCCTAAATTTGTTGTTGGACATTTGCAAAGTCAAACTTTAGAAACTCTGCCTACCAACATCTCTTAAGATTTAGATTGATACTTGAAAATCCTATGCGTAAATTTATCTTGATAATTACTTTCATGATATacaattttgttgggttttatacATAGAGTGCAATAGTTGTCAAAGTTGCATTTTGGGGACCATGTCAATGTCTAAAACAACAAGAGTAATACTGTAGTATGACATACTTTCTCCGTCTGTAAAGTAAATGACAATCATACAACGAACTTTTCTACTATACATAGACAAATATTTTGATTGGTAAGGTGAAAATAGTACCTTCAGAATTTTCATGAAAACCTTTTCACAATATAAAATTTCATAATTTTATACTAACAATTACCTATAAATTTTTATAATTTTATACTAACATGCATATTGATAACCATGTCAATGTCTAAAATGTCATCTTCTTACGAACTGTATGAGTATATAATGATTCCACAGACAGTCGAATATGGATCCGATTCTGAATTTTTAATATCAGTACATAAGTACTTTGGTAGGTGTTTTTTGTCGCGCATTTTTAATTTGGAGGACTTCGTCAACAGCAACAGCATATGATAACCCACTTTTAATTTGGCTTTTGCGTTCGATCTAAAGTTCCCTGAGCAAATGGTGTAGCTTTGTCCTCGGAAATCTATTCTTAATGAGTTTCAAGATCTGCGTATAGTTCTTAATTACTAATTAAGTTTACTGAGCTGAAAAACTATGTCAACTTTGCTGCAGTCCTTGAACTTTCTGAGAAATACCAGAAGAGATTTGGCCCTCTTCGATATTTTGTGGCTGGAGTACTCAAATTTTTGTGTCTACCAAGTTACTTCTATGAGTTAGAATATCTTCCTTTGTCCAAGGACATGGCTGGGCATGGAAAAGGTACAGGACAAGACAAGGTTGAATTGTCTGATGTCTATACAGATGTAATGCGCAGTCGATCAAAAAGAGAAGGATTTCCACGAGCTTCCAGTTTTTCAAGTATTGACTCTATCATGACTCCAAGTAGGATGTCTCTTGGGGACTTCGACACATCAGGTGGTACAGCGGCAAGCAGTGAACCGTCAGAGTATGTTCGTGGTTTTGATCCAAAAGCAAAACGGCAATCTATGGGCAGAAGCAACATTGTTTCGGAACCAGAAGAAGTCCTACGCCCTCAACAGCATCATGCATCATACTGGCCAAGAACGAGGTCCAAAACAAGGACCGATAGAAATTCAGTTGGTGTCACAGCTTCTAATGATACACGGTTATCTTGGGCAGCCCCTTCAATGCATGATAAGGAGGACATTTCCTCGACAATATCAGATCCAGGACCTATTTGGGATAATGAACCAAAGTGGGACACTGGGCCAAGATGGGACACAGAGCCAACTTGGGAGCCTGACCATCCTATCGAACTTCCTGAACCACCAGAAGATATAGAAATCGGAACATCTATGGAACTTGTGCCAAATTTGGATGAGAAATGGGTTGTCAGGAAGGGGCACTTTCTTGGTGTCCTAGTATGTAACCACTCGTGCAAAACAGTTCAAAGTTCCCAGATTGTCGCGCCAAATGCGAGCCATGATGACAACAGTCTGGACTTACTTTTAGTTGGCGGAAGGGGGAGATGGAAGCTGttgagatttttcatactactgCAATTTGGTCGCCATCTTTCTTTACCGTATGTGGAATATGTGAAGGTATCATGCAACTTCTGTCCTTGCTCAAATTATTTTTCTGCCATGTTCTATTTGTGCTTTTTGAAGAGCTTCCATTTGTTGTCGTGGGTGGGGTGGGGTTCATTTTGTCAGAAATATTACTTCCTTTTGCACAGTAATTGTTTGCTTCTGGTAACAACACTGACTCGGTCTTAACTGTTTGGTCCGACATTGACAGGTGAAATCTGTTAAGGTTAAACCTGGTGCAAATACCCACAATGGCTGTGGGATAGATGGTGAGCTCTGCCGCGTCAAGGGGCAGGTAGTATGTTCCATGCTACCGGAGCAGTGCAGGCTTATTGGCCGGCAATGTAAACAGTCTATTTAAGCACCACAAGTCTGCCGAGCTTCACGAGTTTTTGAGGCGCTGTATGATCTGTTGTCACTTGTAACAGTTGATTTTGAGTTGTCTATATTATCGTTTACTTGCCAATGAGGGTGGGAGTGACTGGTCGATCAGACAATGTTGTGACGTTTCTGTATATTTGAGTGATTATAGAGGGATGCCTCCATCCTTTTTTCTTTGATCTTGCTTTTGCTAGCATCTGCTAATGCTGCATTTTCTGCTTCAACCTAGAGGACTTTGTTGACCACAGCCTGTGAATTGCTCTCATGAAGCCTTGTGGAGTAGAATGCAAGGTGCTTAGTAAAATAAACCGAGTTCTCTTTAGGTGCTTATCTCTACATAAGGATTGCCTAATTAAGGGTCTATCCTGTACAAACAAGCATCATTGATGCAATTAGTATCTCTTTGAGCACCTCCCCTAAGTACTTTGCATCCCAAAGTACTTTGCATTGTACAAGCGCCTGACTAGGATAAATCCAGTTCCTATGTTCGCAGAACACCTTTACATGATTACATCacttgcaacaaagtagagattcTGAGTCTGCGAGCTAAACCAGGTTCAGAttatagtcattttataccatCCTTTACTACTAACCAAAAGTTTAAAACATGTTGCTTGTATGTTTGTCACTCTGATTAGTCTTGGACATGAACTCACCTGGGAACAGCTGTAGTAGTACCAATGGATGGGAAACTAAAAGCCTAAGAAAAAACATCCAACTAACGTGTGAAATTGTGAGGGCTTTTCAGAGGCCTGACAGCAAACTCGTGTGCGGATATGGTTCTCTAATACGCAACGGCTCCCTGATTGGAGAAGGTGCACCGTAGTCGGAGGTCAAACTTAAAAGATTGAATAAGAGGGGATACCACAAGCAATCTGGTAGGGCCTACTAATCAACTACGACAAAACCTACAAAATTGCGCTGATTAGTGCGATTTAGCGCAACGCAAAGCGGTATCGCTTTGCAGAATAACTTAGCCCGATTACTACTACTTAGCAAAGGTGCTTTCCTTCTCCATTTGGTTGGACTATCTTGCTTTTGAAGTAAATATAAACTAAGAAAAAGATGTACCAGTATAGCGATATGGTTGCGCAAATTAAGTagtatattatattttgttttgccACGTGCATTATCAGGATCTCGTGTTAGGCCCCCGGAAAACACGAACAGGAAGAAACAGAATCAGATGAAAACTCGTGACAGATATCATCAGGGCATGTACAACGGTTGTTAAGACATtgttatcttaagtcttgcatgtaatttaaagATGATAATAAAATGATGTCTGCAATGGTTTATCTCTTAGCCTTGTCTTCAATAACTAACAATTTTTAAAACCATGATGAGGCGTATTGTGCTAAGATATCATCTTTTAAATCTTAAATAAAAGAAGACAAACATTTTCTTATAATTACTTTGTTCTTCGTCTCGGCATTTACGCTATGTGACACTCCTAAGATAGCATTATTGTACATGCCCTCATTTGCTGGCTCATGACAAGTACTTcgtccgttcggaattacttgtcataaaaATTGATAAAAATGATGTAtttacaactaaaatacatctagatatattcGTAATTCCGAACGAAGAGAGTAGAAACAAATACCGTACGAACATGTAGATTTCAGACTCAAATTGCCTACGGATAGGATCGTTCATTCCTTCACGTGACTGATCTTAAAGAGGTAGGTAGATACAGGTGCACAGTACCATGCATATAAAAAAAAAAGAGTAGGTAGGCATTAGCTTGAGCGGGTGCACAGTACCATGCATGCATACGAACGAAAATGAAACACGGACGGATCGAATTCCTTCCCGCCCCCGTCTCGATCCTTAGGACCATGCGGAATTCAAATTGTAGTAGACCAGATGGCATCCACGAGCTCGGGAGGAAGTGAAGGCGTGCGTGACGCAGAAAACAAGCCGTGGCCACGCGGCCAAGCTTTCCATCTCTCCACAAGAAACTGGCGCGACGCCGACCCGCCTCTGGCCCCTCGCCACTCGCGCGGCGCCGCGTGTGCCGCCCCCGCCCGGCGCCCACTCGCGCGCGTACGTGTGGCTGCCTCTGTCCGGCCGGCCGTCGACGTCCGCGGTGGCCCCGCCGCCGCGCGCGCGCCccattctccttctcctcctcctctccctcctggtcCCGGCCGGGCTAGCCGGTCGCCTAACCTGTCCGTGTAATAACTGTGCCTTCTACGTACCTTGCACACCTCTCCCTCCTAGCCTGCTACCGCACTCGAGTAAAGTTATCGCCGCGATTAATCACGGTGGTCACCACGGACAGCTACTCAGCTGACCCTGCCCGTGCATAGCACAGCAGCTTGGCACCGCTTGGGCGCCACAGATGGGCGCACACGCGCGCGGCGCGCCGGCTCGATCTCCTCCCTACCCGCGAAAACTTGATCGTACCATTTTCCGTTTCCGCGAGCGTTTGCGTTTTTACCTTTTTTCTCAGAAAAAAAAACTAGCACTGTTGGAATGATCGATACTAGCCTGGTTTTGTTTGTATCGTGCTACTGCGGCTCGAAATGACCTGACCCCCGCCGTTACCGAAGTCGGAAGAACTCCACCAGCGCACTAGCATTCAACAAATAAAGGCAGTTCAGTCGCACCGGGTCACCGCTTTTAACTTACCTGATCTGCTCTAGCACGTTTGGATCGTGGGAGGTCGGGGGCAGCGAATCGCCGGCCTCCGGGTGGAAAACGATCGATCGAGGATAACCTCTGCTCCCCGCACTGACACCCCCAAGTGCTCGCCTATCACGTTCACTTCACCGTATCTATCTATCCTGAGTTACCATGATGTCTCTTCCTGGTAAACGATCGATGGAGTAAACTAGTGGAGCGCACCAGGACAACAGGCGACAAGACCGGCCAACGCGCGCGGCGCGACGCGCTAGCTATAGTGTGCTCTGTGCATCGGCCCGGTCGTTGCAGCCCGGGAACGGGACAAACGCGGCGCGCCACCTCGACGCCCCTTCCGGCGGAAGCCCCCGCACACCTGGCGCCGCGACGGCGACGCGTGCAGCCCCCGACGGAGCTAGGCCCTCTGGGCGCGCACGGCCATTGGTCCTACCTGTTCCTCCTCGGCCCGTCCCCGTCTCCCCGTGGAACACCAAGGCGCACACCTTTCCACCACCCATTGGCCGGCAAGCCCCATGATACACTACTGAGGACTGGGGTACTGCTGATCCTTTCTCGTGCAGCTGATCGATCGATTCGTAGAATCGTAGTACATGAAAATGCGAGAAGTGGACAGACAGAGAAGAAAATAAACGAAAAGAACACGTCCGGTCGACTTAATTTGCAATTCGTAGGCCGGAAGGAAGACTTGaatgagcaggaggaggaggagaagcaagatCTTTGCACTCGTGGCCACGTTTCGGGTGCCGATCTCGAGGCTGGAGGATAGACATGGGGGCGCCGTGGTGGGCACAGCTTCTGGCGCCGCTGGATGCGCGACACTTGGCCTGGCGGACGAAAGCGGCTTTGCGCGGTGTCAGGCTGCGTGGGTCCCGCCCGGGAGGTTTCTTTATCCGCCATCGCGAAGACCACATGTTCGCATCTCGCGCAACGCGGACACGTAACGCCGTCCGCCGGTATAAAACCGGCCTCCCGGCGCCGAGAGACAGAGGAAGAGGAACGGACGGCATAGCGTAGGGAGGGGATCCATCCAGATCCAACAGAGCAGAGGAGCGACCGGTCGGAGCAGAGCAGTGGCCCACTGGGTCCGTCGACATGGATTACCACCAGCAACACCAGCAGCAGCACCAGTTCCTGATGCCCCCGCCCGCGTCGCTGCcggcgcagcagcagcagctgtgCGCGCCGATGATGGGCATTGACATGGACATGGACATGGACGAGCAGCTGTGCTTCATGGGGAGGGGCGGCGTGGGGAGGGGGGCGGAGAGGAAGCGGCGGTTCACGGAGGAGCAGATACGGTCACTGGAGTCCATGTTCCACGCGCACCACGCCAAGCTGGAGCCCCGGGAGAAGGCGGAGCTGGCGCGCGAGCTGGGCCTGCAGCCGCGCCAGGTGGCCATCTGGTTCCAGAACAAGCGCGCGCGGTGGCGCTCCAAGCAGCTCGAGCACGacttcgccgccctccgcgccgacTACGACGCCCTCCACTCCCGCGTCGAGTCCCTCAAGCAGGAGAAGCTCGCCCTCGCCGCACAGGTAGCTAATCGCTGCGCACGTATTCTTAATCTCTTCTTCCCTGTACTTACTTGATCCAGCTGCTAACTGGAGTGTACGTACGTACGTGTGTGCAGTTGCACGAGCTGAGCGAGAGGCTGAGGCAGAGGgacggcggcagcggtggcgcggCGACCGCCACCGCCAGCAGCAGCAGCTGCAACGGAGGCGGGCAGGAGCTGGACGACGACAAGAGGAACGTCGTCGCCGGGTGCGTCGACGTCGAGCCCCCCGAGAGCTGCGTGCTCGGCGGGACGACGTGCGCCACGCCGGCGGACGTCTCGGTGTCGGTGGAGTCGGAGTGCGACGACCACCTCCACTACGACGGGGCGGTCTTCCCGGAGTCCTTCTGCGCCACGCCCGAGCTGTGGGAGCCGTGGCCGTGGCCGCCCGTCGAGTGGAACGCGGTGGCTTGAAGCCGTGTagtgtatactccctccgtctcaaaatgtcTTAAGTTTAGTATAAATTTATACTAAAATTAGTAcaaacttgagacacttattttgaaacggaaGGAGTACATAATAACCACGTAGGCGGCTTGTGTGTGTAGCTTCACGTACGTGCATGTTGTGCTCGATTTCTCATCTGGTTGGGGTCTTGGGGATACATGTGAGAAGAGGCGAATGGGGACGCGGCAATGTCGGGTGGGTCCGTGTAAGATAGAGGGTGATGCACCTGGATCAAGAGAAGTGACCGAAGTGATAAACCATGGAGGCGACCACCCAGCCAATGGGATCAGTGATTCGGATGCTGCTAAAAATGTtgttagttactccctccgttatcaaatactccctccgtccggaaatacttgtcatcaaaatgaataaaaggggatgtatctagatgtattttagttctagatacatcctttttatccattttgatgacaagtattttcggacggagggagtagtatttgtctttctagatattacaacaaatgactacatacaaagcaaaataaacgaatgtacattctaaaatatgtttaaatacatctgtatgttgtaacCATTTGAAATGTATAGagagacaaatatttgggaacggagggagtagtagagatCGTTGGTAGAGTTTGCATCAGCTGTTCTGTTTGTTGTTGCTCCCACTGTGAATTCAAATGTTGGAGGCAGGATCGATCGTTCAATTGATAGTAATATAAAATACTGCTTCTCAACTTTAGGAT is a window encoding:
- the LOC123041724 gene encoding homeobox-leucine zipper protein HOX22, which encodes MDYHQQHQQQHQFLMPPPASLPAQQQQLCAPMMGIDMDMDMDEQLCFMGRGGVGRGAERKRRFTEEQIRSLESMFHAHHAKLEPREKAELARELGLQPRQVAIWFQNKRARWRSKQLEHDFAALRADYDALHSRVESLKQEKLALAAQLHELSERLRQRDGGSGGAATATASSSSCNGGGQELDDDKRNVVAGCVDVEPPESCVLGGTTCATPADVSVSVESECDDHLHYDGAVFPESFCATPELWEPWPWPPVEWNAVA
- the LOC123046177 gene encoding sphingoid long-chain bases kinase 1 produces the protein MDATDLENPTSRNSSQKSSRRSSSRRSQKSAGQQSSPTVFPEKRGKSRSLRQKHVAVDNKDAKKGKNHERRTDTVDERSNFVGFEVYSGKLFYDRKNKSIGADGHLSSNKKADTTDARLTSKALIWGSTVLSLEDVISVSYNSGLQHFTLHAYPAKNSLFGKTHRARKDFRFMASTLDEAILWVTCFAEQNIYINVLPHPATSSIKQDTDGPLGGVLFDYPPIKCRTPQRILVILNPRSGHGRSIKVFHEKAEPIFKLAGFHMEVVKTTHAGHAKSLASTFDFGAFPDGIVCVGGDGIVNEVFNGLLTRSDRTEAVSIPVGIIPAGSDNSLIWTVLGVKDPISASLLIVKGGFTTLDILAVEWLQSGLIHFGTTVSYYGFVSDVLELSEKYQKRFGPLRYFVAGVLKFLCLPSYFYELEYLPLSKDMAGHGKGTGQDKVELSDVYTDVMRSRSKREGFPRASSFSSIDSIMTPSRMSLGDFDTSGGTAASSEPSEYVRGFDPKAKRQSMGRSNIVSEPEEVLRPQQHHASYWPRTRSKTRTDRNSVGVTASNDTRLSWAAPSMHDKEDISSTISDPGPIWDNEPKWDTGPRWDTEPTWEPDHPIELPEPPEDIEIGTSMELVPNLDEKWVVRKGHFLGVLVCNHSCKTVQSSQIVAPNASHDDNSLDLLLVGGRGRWKLLRFFILLQFGRHLSLPYVEYVKVKSVKVKPGANTHNGCGIDGELCRVKGQVVCSMLPEQCRLIGRQCKQSI